In Pseudobdellovibrionaceae bacterium, one DNA window encodes the following:
- a CDS encoding S8 family serine peptidase produces EETLSKSEAKYYPACLSHDPRFKKLIVVGSVDIDNKNNIEGKSKFSNYSPEYVHIAAPGNSPLGGLYSTISSNKYGWKAGTSQATPLVTSAVALTYAILNQPRTTINDQTQTVFDKCKINEKNRPEVIKKIILDSATKRNDMISYWKDGNVLNLSKLIDYIHLIFPDTKKN; encoded by the coding sequence AAGAAGAAACTCTGTCAAAGTCAGAAGCAAAATACTACCCTGCTTGCTTAAGTCACGACCCTCGCTTTAAAAAATTAATTGTAGTGGGTTCGGTGGATATAGATAACAAAAACAATATTGAGGGAAAAAGTAAATTTAGTAATTACTCTCCTGAATATGTTCATATAGCGGCTCCTGGTAATAGTCCTTTAGGAGGGCTTTATTCTACTATTAGTAGTAATAAATATGGTTGGAAAGCTGGAACCTCGCAAGCCACTCCTCTTGTAACTTCTGCTGTAGCTTTAACTTACGCTATATTAAATCAACCTAGAACTACAATAAACGATCAAACTCAAACTGTTTTTGATAAATGCAAGATTAATGAAAAAAATAGACCAGAAGTAATAAAAAAAATAATTTTAGATTCAGCTACAAAAAGAAATGACATGATTAGCTATTGGAAAGACGGAAATGTTTTAAACCTTTCTAAGTTAATCGATTACATTCATCTTATTTTTCCAGATACTAAAAAAAATTAA
- a CDS encoding PQQ-like beta-propeller repeat protein, giving the protein MFKYLFYFYLVLFFSKASLAMEQKIVWAKTIANKTNTKFHLNYYSDLTPFYYNKSIIIASSSGHISSFNPSTGWRNWTKFIKKERFYFAKKKKNVLYLGSLTGMVFAFNLKTKTILWKKLLPEQFLYKAAIYKNQLLLLSPQGQLLSINKNTSQILWSKKIFTANKQADLIDIRKNSKNALFVYKRTLYIKYSLKLLAFNLRSKKVQWKKRYRYNLKQAKYFSKPLTVWINHNKKRYLAGNVLKEKKYIYLYTQANSLIKVLVKK; this is encoded by the coding sequence ATGTTTAAATATTTATTTTATTTTTATTTAGTATTATTTTTTTCTAAAGCCTCTTTGGCTATGGAGCAAAAAATAGTTTGGGCTAAAACTATTGCTAATAAAACAAACACAAAATTTCATTTAAATTATTACTCCGATCTAACGCCCTTTTATTATAATAAATCTATTATTATAGCCAGTTCTTCGGGGCATATTAGTTCGTTTAATCCATCTACAGGCTGGAGAAATTGGACCAAATTTATAAAGAAAGAAAGATTTTATTTTGCTAAAAAAAAGAAAAATGTTTTGTACCTAGGCTCTTTAACAGGAATGGTTTTTGCTTTTAATTTAAAAACAAAAACTATTCTTTGGAAGAAGTTATTGCCAGAGCAATTTTTATATAAAGCAGCTATTTATAAAAATCAATTATTGCTTTTGTCACCACAAGGTCAGTTATTGTCTATTAACAAAAATACTTCACAAATTTTATGGTCAAAAAAAATATTTACTGCAAATAAACAGGCCGATTTAATAGACATTAGAAAAAACAGTAAAAATGCTTTATTTGTATATAAACGCACACTGTATATTAAATACTCTTTAAAGTTATTGGCTTTTAATTTACGATCAAAAAAAGTGCAGTGGAAAAAAAGATACCGTTACAATTTAAAACAAGCAAAGTATTTTTCTAAGCCTTTAACAGTATGGATAAATCATAATAAAAAACGCTATTTGGCGGGTAATGTATTAAAAGAAAAAAAATATATTTATCTATACACGCAAGCCAATAGTTTGATTAAAGTTTTAGTTAAAAAATAA
- a CDS encoding Glu/Leu/Phe/Val dehydrogenase encodes MSFELIQKHGDHEEVIFVNNKKSGLRAIIAIHNTALGPALGGLRMWDYKTEEEALVDVLRLSKGMTYKAAASGLNLGGGKAVIIGNPKKQKTEALFRSLGAFINSLQGRYITAEDIGTTVKDMEYIFMETPYVTGISKALGGSGNPSPHTALGVFMGMQAAIETKLKSKSFKDMRVAIQGAGNVGSHLLDLLYKEGAKVFVSDIDTDKLNFLQDKYPDLVVVEPDKILSTPCEVLAPCALGAVINDESIPNLQCEVIAGAANNQLKTFEHGVQLYDKGILYAPDYVINSGGLINVFVELEGYSYKRAEEKTAKIYDNTKAIFDLAKKRSIPSHQAALEFAENRIKSVSAIRETYHGRLLRPFSHLEGMKNRQK; translated from the coding sequence ATGTCTTTTGAACTTATTCAAAAACACGGTGATCATGAAGAAGTGATTTTTGTGAATAATAAAAAATCGGGATTACGAGCTATTATTGCTATCCACAACACAGCACTAGGTCCAGCTCTTGGTGGATTGCGTATGTGGGATTATAAAACCGAAGAAGAGGCCTTGGTAGATGTATTGCGACTGTCTAAAGGCATGACTTATAAAGCCGCAGCTTCTGGATTAAATCTGGGAGGGGGAAAGGCTGTAATTATTGGAAATCCAAAAAAACAAAAAACCGAAGCCTTATTTCGTTCTTTAGGGGCTTTTATTAACTCTTTACAAGGTCGCTATATTACGGCCGAAGATATAGGAACCACGGTTAAAGACATGGAGTACATTTTTATGGAAACTCCCTATGTAACCGGTATTTCTAAAGCATTGGGAGGCTCTGGTAACCCAAGTCCTCATACTGCCCTTGGGGTGTTTATGGGAATGCAGGCGGCCATTGAAACAAAATTAAAATCCAAATCTTTTAAAGACATGAGAGTGGCCATTCAGGGTGCTGGTAATGTTGGTAGTCATTTATTAGATCTTCTTTATAAAGAAGGGGCAAAGGTCTTTGTTTCTGATATTGATACCGATAAGCTAAACTTTTTACAAGACAAATACCCAGATCTTGTTGTTGTAGAACCTGATAAAATTTTAAGCACTCCTTGTGAAGTTTTAGCTCCCTGTGCTTTAGGGGCAGTAATCAATGACGAAAGCATTCCTAATTTACAGTGCGAAGTTATTGCTGGGGCTGCTAATAATCAATTAAAAACTTTTGAACATGGGGTGCAGTTATATGATAAAGGCATTTTGTATGCTCCCGATTATGTTATTAACTCTGGAGGCTTAATTAATGTCTTTGTGGAGTTAGAGGGTTACTCTTACAAAAGAGCAGAAGAAAAAACGGCTAAGATTTATGACAATACAAAAGCCATTTTCGATTTAGCTAAAAAGCGAAGCATACCTAGTCATCAAGCGGCTTTAGAATTTGCAGAAAATAGAATTAAGTCGGTATCAGCAATTAGAGAAACTTATCATGGTCGATTATTAAGACCATTTTCTCATTTAGAGGGCATGAAAAATAGACAAAAATAA
- the uvrC gene encoding excinuclease ABC subunit UvrC — translation MKQAQDLSSIKEQIKLFPSEPGVYIMKNLQDKILYIGKAKNLKSRVKSYFNKTVTIKTQYLLKHLYQVHYILTQNEVEAFLLEASLIKKHKPRYNIRLKDDKSYPYICCNLEHKFPRFYLTRKIKEQKSQYFGPYTNAIMAKKMIAFLSHSFGLRDCEDRAMNNRQRACLSYQMQKCTAPCVNKISTTDYQVHLNKALDILNHKNSKVIKILEKEMDRYSKAENFEQAAKKRDQISIIKDFWGKQSLHAVNKKKNQDFINCFADHRGTSIVVLHFRKSYLIGSQSHFIPKFNFLNKNEEEKEWLSSFLNQFYSEHIIPDEIFVPFEMGYKIVSLLQKVFLTRQKNKIKIKHIFQKEEKNIMDLALKNAEEYFKTSIHKQEDSVKALKVIQKKLQLKNIPSKMECFDISHLQGSHTVGSQVVFQDGEPLKAQYRRYKIKAKANSDDYLSMKELLTRRLKHSPFSEDTLLVIDGGKGQLQVAVEVLKELKAKISVVSIAKARTLKDFQSKKISETKERFFIPGRKNPITFDKKSESLRILTYLRDEAHRFAISYHRFLREKPKETKKSKK, via the coding sequence ATGAAACAGGCGCAAGATTTATCTTCTATAAAAGAACAAATAAAACTTTTCCCCTCAGAACCAGGGGTTTATATAATGAAGAATCTTCAAGATAAGATTCTTTACATTGGTAAAGCAAAAAATTTAAAATCGCGAGTAAAATCGTATTTTAATAAAACAGTTACCATTAAAACACAATATTTATTAAAACACTTATATCAGGTTCATTATATTTTAACACAAAATGAAGTAGAGGCTTTTTTATTAGAGGCCTCGTTAATTAAAAAACATAAACCACGATATAATATTCGTTTAAAAGATGATAAAAGTTACCCTTATATTTGTTGTAATTTAGAACATAAATTTCCAAGATTTTATTTAACTAGAAAAATTAAAGAGCAAAAAAGTCAATACTTTGGCCCTTACACTAACGCTATTATGGCTAAAAAAATGATAGCTTTTTTAAGCCATAGCTTTGGATTGCGAGATTGTGAAGATCGAGCAATGAACAATAGGCAAAGAGCTTGTTTGTCTTATCAAATGCAAAAATGCACAGCTCCTTGTGTTAATAAAATTTCTACTACAGATTATCAAGTGCATTTAAACAAAGCTTTAGATATTTTAAATCATAAAAACAGCAAAGTGATTAAAATTTTAGAAAAAGAAATGGATCGATATTCTAAAGCAGAAAACTTTGAACAAGCAGCAAAAAAACGCGATCAAATTTCAATAATTAAAGATTTTTGGGGAAAACAAAGTTTACATGCAGTAAACAAAAAGAAAAACCAAGATTTTATTAATTGTTTTGCAGACCACAGAGGTACATCTATAGTTGTTTTACATTTTAGAAAATCTTATCTCATTGGAAGTCAGTCTCATTTTATACCAAAATTTAATTTTTTAAACAAAAATGAAGAAGAAAAAGAATGGTTAAGTTCTTTTTTAAATCAATTTTATAGTGAACATATTATCCCTGACGAAATTTTTGTTCCTTTTGAAATGGGTTATAAGATTGTTAGTTTATTGCAAAAAGTTTTTTTAACAAGGCAAAAAAATAAAATAAAAATAAAACATATTTTTCAAAAAGAAGAAAAAAATATAATGGATTTAGCATTAAAAAATGCAGAAGAATATTTTAAAACCTCTATACATAAACAAGAAGATTCTGTAAAAGCCTTAAAAGTTATTCAAAAAAAATTACAGTTAAAAAATATTCCCTCTAAAATGGAATGCTTTGATATTTCTCACTTGCAGGGAAGTCATACAGTAGGGTCTCAAGTAGTATTTCAAGATGGAGAGCCTTTAAAGGCGCAATACCGTAGGTATAAAATTAAAGCCAAGGCAAACTCTGATGATTATCTTTCTATGAAAGAATTATTAACTCGTAGATTAAAGCATTCGCCTTTTTCTGAAGACACTTTATTAGTTATAGATGGAGGAAAAGGACAATTACAAGTGGCTGTAGAAGTTTTAAAAGAATTAAAAGCTAAAATTAGTGTGGTATCTATTGCAAAGGCAAGAACCTTAAAAGATTTTCAATCTAAAAAAATTAGTGAAACTAAAGAAAGGTTTTTCATTCCAGGGCGAAAAAACCCTATTACCTTTGATAAAAAATCAGAGTCTTTGCGTATTTTAACTTATTTACGAGACGAAGCGCATCGTTTTGCTATTAGCTACCATAGATTTTTAAGAGAAAAACCCAAAGAGACTAAGAAAAGCAAAAAATAA
- a CDS encoding DUF805 domain-containing protein, producing MEKTLSLLPDWNFLLSYEGRITRRDYWLKGQLFFFIVSFLLQVSSLYSLSMIFFILSLYSMVVINIKRAHDINKSGYFILLSLIPLLNIWVFIVLGFENSDPENNQYGPSPLPKRKTLSAYM from the coding sequence ATGGAAAAAACTCTATCTTTATTACCTGATTGGAATTTTTTATTATCCTACGAAGGAAGAATTACAAGGCGAGATTATTGGTTAAAAGGCCAATTGTTCTTTTTTATCGTTAGCTTTCTCTTACAAGTTTCCTCTCTTTATAGCTTATCTATGATTTTTTTTATACTCTCATTATACTCTATGGTAGTAATTAATATAAAACGCGCTCATGATATTAATAAAAGTGGTTACTTTATATTACTAAGTTTAATTCCTTTACTCAACATATGGGTTTTCATTGTTTTGGGTTTTGAAAATAGTGATCCTGAAAATAATCAATACGGCCCGTCACCTCTTCCTAAAAGAAAAACACTATCGGCTTATATGTAA
- the ruvB gene encoding Holliday junction branch migration DNA helicase RuvB encodes MQKKTETTETTETVTDGSLLLKKSLDKSLRPLSFQEFPGQKAVKKKLEVFVQAAKSRKQTLDHVLLSGPPGLGKTTLAHIIANALGSRLVSTSGPALSKKGDLAGILTNLKKGDTLFIDEVHRLSKDVEEYLYSAMEDFFIEIFTGEGLSTKSVQFPLAPFTLIVATTRVGLLKAPFRNRFGIIERLVFYEKEELMQILERSAQLLNIYLNKEGALEIASRSRGTPRIANRLLRRVCDYAEVKQIKQIDKKLANFALNELGIDTLGLDFMDRKILLWIRDKFKGGPVGIESLAAVLNEEVDTLEEVYEPFLIQEGFLQKTARGRVLTEKAALHLK; translated from the coding sequence ATGCAAAAAAAGACAGAAACTACAGAAACTACAGAAACGGTGACAGACGGATCATTACTTTTAAAAAAGTCTTTAGATAAATCGCTTAGGCCCTTATCTTTTCAAGAATTTCCAGGACAAAAAGCGGTTAAAAAAAAATTAGAAGTTTTTGTTCAAGCGGCAAAAAGCAGAAAACAAACATTGGATCATGTTTTACTATCTGGCCCTCCTGGCTTAGGTAAAACCACTTTAGCACATATTATTGCTAATGCTTTAGGCTCTAGATTAGTGAGCACCTCAGGTCCAGCTTTAAGTAAAAAAGGGGATTTAGCAGGAATATTAACTAATTTAAAAAAAGGCGACACCTTATTTATTGATGAAGTTCATCGATTAAGTAAGGATGTAGAAGAGTATCTGTATAGCGCTATGGAAGATTTTTTTATAGAAATTTTTACAGGAGAGGGATTAAGCACAAAAAGTGTTCAATTTCCCTTAGCTCCATTTACTTTAATTGTTGCCACTACTCGAGTGGGTTTATTAAAAGCTCCTTTTCGTAATCGTTTTGGGATTATTGAAAGATTAGTTTTTTATGAAAAAGAGGAGTTAATGCAAATTTTAGAAAGGTCAGCGCAATTATTAAATATTTATTTAAATAAAGAAGGCGCTTTAGAAATTGCTAGTCGTAGTCGAGGTACTCCTCGTATTGCTAATCGTTTATTAAGAAGAGTTTGTGATTATGCAGAGGTAAAGCAAATAAAGCAGATAGATAAAAAATTAGCTAATTTTGCTTTAAATGAATTAGGTATAGACACTTTAGGTTTAGACTTTATGGATCGAAAAATTTTACTTTGGATTCGTGATAAATTTAAAGGTGGGCCTGTGGGAATAGAAAGCTTAGCCGCTGTATTAAACGAAGAGGTAGACACTTTAGAAGAGGTTTATGAACCTTTTTTAATTCAAGAAGGATTTTTGCAAAAAACGGCTCGAGGTAGAGTGTTAACCGAAAAGGCTGCACTACACTTAAAGTAA
- the ruvA gene encoding Holliday junction branch migration protein RuvA encodes MIGLLTGKIVHIFEEALIINVREVGYQVTVSNTEDYSVNDSLSFWIYTHVREDNLQLFGFLTLKDKAFFLALIKISGIGPKMAMQILSGTSINKLIIYIESEDIKSLTSLPKIGKKKAEQMILSLKGKWSAPKAQKIDQSFEQLRKEVLSALLNLGFKKPSIEKSFEQLEEWTDFQSVVKICLNYLTNA; translated from the coding sequence ATGATTGGATTATTGACTGGAAAAATTGTTCATATATTTGAAGAGGCTTTAATTATTAATGTAAGAGAGGTAGGGTATCAAGTTACTGTAAGCAATACAGAGGACTACTCGGTAAATGATAGTTTGTCTTTTTGGATTTATACTCATGTTAGAGAAGATAATTTGCAGTTATTTGGTTTTTTAACTTTAAAAGATAAGGCCTTTTTTTTAGCCTTAATTAAAATTTCTGGCATCGGTCCTAAAATGGCAATGCAAATTTTATCAGGAACAAGCATTAATAAATTAATTATCTATATTGAAAGCGAAGATATTAAGTCTTTAACCAGCTTGCCTAAAATAGGTAAAAAGAAAGCAGAACAAATGATTTTATCTTTAAAAGGTAAATGGTCTGCTCCAAAAGCACAAAAAATAGACCAAAGTTTTGAACAATTGCGCAAAGAAGTGTTATCTGCCCTATTGAATCTAGGATTTAAAAAGCCATCTATCGAAAAAAGTTTTGAACAGTTAGAAGAGTGGACGGACTTTCAATCTGTTGTTAAGATTTGTTTAAATTATTTAACTAATGCTTAA